A single region of the Ficedula albicollis isolate OC2 chromosome 11, FicAlb1.5, whole genome shotgun sequence genome encodes:
- the EXOC3L1 gene encoding exocyst complex component 3-like protein isoform X2: MGMSAGDERAASPRDEEWPEAEKAEKLARGAALKWASGVFYRPEKLEGLGHYRRRETQRNSSIQSRLKSTVQSYLEGGLQQMRELMEEHVQLASVVQVLPQIFSVHEVFSHILQLLRGQHLLEAHVELMMVEQLRDDILSQLHLRGLSSAQATVLSYFSGLQELNESLAKQLWDIVGSSLRLVREDPVLFVTAVRIIEREEKIDDTLLLEATFLPPGRPKGWRQKFYQVLQDTMTGARFHAPRMDAEGPGLAKHLAALQKDIVSELRVVKDLMVQCVPAHYNILSVCTATYHQALSSHLQEILREDLDKQGLFLLLEWALRVYHSPEMMGHPDLLPEVDVSALDPLMSSELVDQTERRYVMKVKASVVEWMQRTLDVEFKEWFKEEEPETDHQGFFQSALPAIVMQMLNENIQVASLITNTLQQKIYNMALEELEAFLGRLREALVQCGKEHQQDRAVPKYYISHLLAVLNNNLALSNSVSSLHPDTACREVPASLQAALDRMQKKATQLLLEELLLDLQPLCLQLPSRKWLSGSQLVGSMCEVIDKYAKDFSRVRKPVFTLLLAESELLVANQYLRALLQRRMVCKSREERGQLCHRLLQDATQLRELFCSLGLDRSQQSLEAVFALRELISLKDPALLSLEVLGFITKYPDVSDEHVSTLLDIRGDVSREVRHVVLEMMAQHPQLLPEGYRPIFSTILVPVQELPFCLRKGKCA, from the exons ATGGGCATGTCTGCGGGGGACGAGCGCGCCGCCAGCCCCAGAG ACGAGGAGTGGCCGGAAGCAGAGAAGGCTGAGAAGCTGGCGAGAGGAGCCGCTCTGAAATGGGCTTCAGGGGTGTTTTACCGCCCCGAAAAACTGGAGGGGCTCGGGCATTACCGGAGACGAGAGACGCAGAGGAACAGCTCCATCCAGTCCCGGCTGAAG TCAACTGTCCAGTCCTACCTGGAGGGG GGCCTCCAGCAGATGAGGGAGCTGATGGAGGAGCATGTGCAGCTGGCCTCGGTGGTCCAGGTGCTGCCCCAGATCTTCTCGG TCCACGAGGTTTTTTCCCATATCCTGCAGCTGCTCCGTGGGCAGCACCTCTTGGAGGCCCACGTGGAGCTCATGATGGTGGAGCAACTCCGGGATGacatcctctcccagctgcaccTCCGCGGGCTCTCCAGTGCCCAGGCAACTGTGCTGTCCTACTTCagtgggctgcaggagctcaaCGAGAGCCTGGCCAAGCAGCTGTGGGACATCGTGGGCAGCAGCCTGCGGCTGGTGCGCGAGGACCCCGTTCTCTTTGTCACTGCTGTGCGGATCATCGAGCGGGAGGAGAAAATAGATGACACTCTGCTCTTGGAGGCCACCTTCCTGCCCCCTGGCCGCCCAAAGGGCTGGAGGCAGAAGTTCTACCAGGTCCTCCAGGACACCATGACAGGAGCTCGTTTCCATGCTCCCCGCATGGATGCTGAGGGGCCAGGGCTGGCCAAGCACCTGGCAGCGCTGCAGAAGGACATCGTGTCTGAGCTGCGTGTGGTGAAGGACCTGATGGTCCAGTGTGTCCCAGCTCACTACAACATCCTCAGTGTCTGCACTGCCACCTACCACCAGGCCCTCagcagccatctccaggagatcCTGCGGGAGGACCTGGACAAACAGGgactcttcctcctcctggagTGGGCGCTCCGTGTGTACCACAG CCCAGAAATGATGGGTCACCCTGACCTCCTCCCAGAAGTGGATGTTTCTGCTCTGGATCCCTTGATGTCCTCTGAGCTTGTGGATCAGACAGAGAGGAGATATGTGATGAAAGTCAAG GCTAGCGTGGTCGAGTGGATGCAGAGGACCCTGGACGTGGAGTTCAAGGAATGGTTTAAGGAAGAGGAACCTGAGACAGACCATCAGGGCTTCTTCCAGTCAGCCTTGCCTGCCATTGTCATGCAG ATGCTGAATGAGAACATCCAGGTGGCTTCCTTGATCACCAACACCCTGCAGCAGAAGATCTACAACATGGccttggaggagctggaggcatTTCTGGGCCG CCTGCGGGAAGCGCTGGTGCAGTGCGGGAAGGAGcaccagcaggacagggctgttCCCAAGTACTACATCTCCCACCTGCTGGCCGTGCTCAACAACAACCTGGCTCTCAG CAATTCTGTCTCCTCCCTGCACCCTGACACTGCCTGCAGAGaagtccctgcatccctccaggCTGCTCTAGACAGGATGCAGAAGAAAGCCACCCAGCTACTGCtagaggagctgctcctggaccTGCAG cccctctgcctgcagctgccttccCGAAAGTGGCTCTCGGGGTCCCAGCTGGTCGGCAGCATGTGCGAAGTCATTGACAAATATGCAAAGGACTTCTCCCGCGTCAGGAAACCCGTGTTCACG ctcctgctggcgGAGAGCGAGCTGCTGGTGGCGAACCAGTACCTGCgggcactgctgcagaggaggatgGTGTGCAAGAGCCGGGAGGAGCGGGGCCAGCTGTGCCACCGCCTGCTGCAGGACGCCACGCAGCTCCGGGAGCTCTTCTGCAGCCTG GGCCTGGACCGGAGCCAGCAGAGCTTGGAGGCTGTGTTTGCCTTGAGGGAGCTGATAAGCCTCAAAGACCCAGCACTACTCAgcctggaggtgctgggctTCATCACCAAGTACCCCGATGTCAG CGACGAGCACGTCTCCACCTTGCTGGACATCCGCGGGGACGTCTCCAGGGAAGTGCGGCACGTGGTGCTGGAAATGATggctcagcacccccagctgctgcccgAGGGCTACCGGCCCATCTTCAGCACCATCCTGgtccctgtgcaggagctgcccttcTGCCTTCGCAAGGGCAAGTGTGCCtga
- the EXOC3L1 gene encoding exocyst complex component 3-like protein isoform X1, giving the protein MGMSAGDERAASPRDEEWPEAEKAEKLARGAALKWASGVFYRPEKLEGLGHYRRRETQRNSSIQSRLKSTVQSYLEGVSAGLEQLRSAAQEVQSVCQDLGAARWALLDSADHFQGLQQMRELMEEHVQLASVVQVLPQIFSVHEVFSHILQLLRGQHLLEAHVELMMVEQLRDDILSQLHLRGLSSAQATVLSYFSGLQELNESLAKQLWDIVGSSLRLVREDPVLFVTAVRIIEREEKIDDTLLLEATFLPPGRPKGWRQKFYQVLQDTMTGARFHAPRMDAEGPGLAKHLAALQKDIVSELRVVKDLMVQCVPAHYNILSVCTATYHQALSSHLQEILREDLDKQGLFLLLEWALRVYHSPEMMGHPDLLPEVDVSALDPLMSSELVDQTERRYVMKVKASVVEWMQRTLDVEFKEWFKEEEPETDHQGFFQSALPAIVMQMLNENIQVASLITNTLQQKIYNMALEELEAFLGRLREALVQCGKEHQQDRAVPKYYISHLLAVLNNNLALSNSVSSLHPDTACREVPASLQAALDRMQKKATQLLLEELLLDLQPLCLQLPSRKWLSGSQLVGSMCEVIDKYAKDFSRVRKPVFTLLLAESELLVANQYLRALLQRRMVCKSREERGQLCHRLLQDATQLRELFCSLGLDRSQQSLEAVFALRELISLKDPALLSLEVLGFITKYPDVSDEHVSTLLDIRGDVSREVRHVVLEMMAQHPQLLPEGYRPIFSTILVPVQELPFCLRKGKCA; this is encoded by the exons ATGGGCATGTCTGCGGGGGACGAGCGCGCCGCCAGCCCCAGAG ACGAGGAGTGGCCGGAAGCAGAGAAGGCTGAGAAGCTGGCGAGAGGAGCCGCTCTGAAATGGGCTTCAGGGGTGTTTTACCGCCCCGAAAAACTGGAGGGGCTCGGGCATTACCGGAGACGAGAGACGCAGAGGAACAGCTCCATCCAGTCCCGGCTGAAG TCAACTGTCCAGTCCTACCTGGAGGGGGTaagtgcagggctggagcagctgcgGTCGGCGGCCCAGGAGGTGCAGAGCGTGTGCCAGGACCTGGGGGCTGCACGGTGGGCCCTGCTCGACAGCGCAGACCACTTCCAGGGCCTCCAGCAGATGAGGGAGCTGATGGAGGAGCATGTGCAGCTGGCCTCGGTGGTCCAGGTGCTGCCCCAGATCTTCTCGG TCCACGAGGTTTTTTCCCATATCCTGCAGCTGCTCCGTGGGCAGCACCTCTTGGAGGCCCACGTGGAGCTCATGATGGTGGAGCAACTCCGGGATGacatcctctcccagctgcaccTCCGCGGGCTCTCCAGTGCCCAGGCAACTGTGCTGTCCTACTTCagtgggctgcaggagctcaaCGAGAGCCTGGCCAAGCAGCTGTGGGACATCGTGGGCAGCAGCCTGCGGCTGGTGCGCGAGGACCCCGTTCTCTTTGTCACTGCTGTGCGGATCATCGAGCGGGAGGAGAAAATAGATGACACTCTGCTCTTGGAGGCCACCTTCCTGCCCCCTGGCCGCCCAAAGGGCTGGAGGCAGAAGTTCTACCAGGTCCTCCAGGACACCATGACAGGAGCTCGTTTCCATGCTCCCCGCATGGATGCTGAGGGGCCAGGGCTGGCCAAGCACCTGGCAGCGCTGCAGAAGGACATCGTGTCTGAGCTGCGTGTGGTGAAGGACCTGATGGTCCAGTGTGTCCCAGCTCACTACAACATCCTCAGTGTCTGCACTGCCACCTACCACCAGGCCCTCagcagccatctccaggagatcCTGCGGGAGGACCTGGACAAACAGGgactcttcctcctcctggagTGGGCGCTCCGTGTGTACCACAG CCCAGAAATGATGGGTCACCCTGACCTCCTCCCAGAAGTGGATGTTTCTGCTCTGGATCCCTTGATGTCCTCTGAGCTTGTGGATCAGACAGAGAGGAGATATGTGATGAAAGTCAAG GCTAGCGTGGTCGAGTGGATGCAGAGGACCCTGGACGTGGAGTTCAAGGAATGGTTTAAGGAAGAGGAACCTGAGACAGACCATCAGGGCTTCTTCCAGTCAGCCTTGCCTGCCATTGTCATGCAG ATGCTGAATGAGAACATCCAGGTGGCTTCCTTGATCACCAACACCCTGCAGCAGAAGATCTACAACATGGccttggaggagctggaggcatTTCTGGGCCG CCTGCGGGAAGCGCTGGTGCAGTGCGGGAAGGAGcaccagcaggacagggctgttCCCAAGTACTACATCTCCCACCTGCTGGCCGTGCTCAACAACAACCTGGCTCTCAG CAATTCTGTCTCCTCCCTGCACCCTGACACTGCCTGCAGAGaagtccctgcatccctccaggCTGCTCTAGACAGGATGCAGAAGAAAGCCACCCAGCTACTGCtagaggagctgctcctggaccTGCAG cccctctgcctgcagctgccttccCGAAAGTGGCTCTCGGGGTCCCAGCTGGTCGGCAGCATGTGCGAAGTCATTGACAAATATGCAAAGGACTTCTCCCGCGTCAGGAAACCCGTGTTCACG ctcctgctggcgGAGAGCGAGCTGCTGGTGGCGAACCAGTACCTGCgggcactgctgcagaggaggatgGTGTGCAAGAGCCGGGAGGAGCGGGGCCAGCTGTGCCACCGCCTGCTGCAGGACGCCACGCAGCTCCGGGAGCTCTTCTGCAGCCTG GGCCTGGACCGGAGCCAGCAGAGCTTGGAGGCTGTGTTTGCCTTGAGGGAGCTGATAAGCCTCAAAGACCCAGCACTACTCAgcctggaggtgctgggctTCATCACCAAGTACCCCGATGTCAG CGACGAGCACGTCTCCACCTTGCTGGACATCCGCGGGGACGTCTCCAGGGAAGTGCGGCACGTGGTGCTGGAAATGATggctcagcacccccagctgctgcccgAGGGCTACCGGCCCATCTTCAGCACCATCCTGgtccctgtgcaggagctgcccttcTGCCTTCGCAAGGGCAAGTGTGCCtga
- the EXOC3L1 gene encoding exocyst complex component 3-like protein isoform X3, whose protein sequence is MGFRGVLPPRKTGGARALPETRDAEEQLHPVPAEVHEVFSHILQLLRGQHLLEAHVELMMVEQLRDDILSQLHLRGLSSAQATVLSYFSGLQELNESLAKQLWDIVGSSLRLVREDPVLFVTAVRIIEREEKIDDTLLLEATFLPPGRPKGWRQKFYQVLQDTMTGARFHAPRMDAEGPGLAKHLAALQKDIVSELRVVKDLMVQCVPAHYNILSVCTATYHQALSSHLQEILREDLDKQGLFLLLEWALRVYHSPEMMGHPDLLPEVDVSALDPLMSSELVDQTERRYVMKVKASVVEWMQRTLDVEFKEWFKEEEPETDHQGFFQSALPAIVMQMLNENIQVASLITNTLQQKIYNMALEELEAFLGRLREALVQCGKEHQQDRAVPKYYISHLLAVLNNNLALSNSVSSLHPDTACREVPASLQAALDRMQKKATQLLLEELLLDLQPLCLQLPSRKWLSGSQLVGSMCEVIDKYAKDFSRVRKPVFTLLLAESELLVANQYLRALLQRRMVCKSREERGQLCHRLLQDATQLRELFCSLGLDRSQQSLEAVFALRELISLKDPALLSLEVLGFITKYPDVSDEHVSTLLDIRGDVSREVRHVVLEMMAQHPQLLPEGYRPIFSTILVPVQELPFCLRKGKCA, encoded by the exons ATGGGCTTCAGGGGTGTTTTACCGCCCCGAAAAACTGGAGGGGCTCGGGCATTACCGGAGACGAGAGACGCAGAGGAACAGCTCCATCCAGTCCCGGCTGAAG TCCACGAGGTTTTTTCCCATATCCTGCAGCTGCTCCGTGGGCAGCACCTCTTGGAGGCCCACGTGGAGCTCATGATGGTGGAGCAACTCCGGGATGacatcctctcccagctgcaccTCCGCGGGCTCTCCAGTGCCCAGGCAACTGTGCTGTCCTACTTCagtgggctgcaggagctcaaCGAGAGCCTGGCCAAGCAGCTGTGGGACATCGTGGGCAGCAGCCTGCGGCTGGTGCGCGAGGACCCCGTTCTCTTTGTCACTGCTGTGCGGATCATCGAGCGGGAGGAGAAAATAGATGACACTCTGCTCTTGGAGGCCACCTTCCTGCCCCCTGGCCGCCCAAAGGGCTGGAGGCAGAAGTTCTACCAGGTCCTCCAGGACACCATGACAGGAGCTCGTTTCCATGCTCCCCGCATGGATGCTGAGGGGCCAGGGCTGGCCAAGCACCTGGCAGCGCTGCAGAAGGACATCGTGTCTGAGCTGCGTGTGGTGAAGGACCTGATGGTCCAGTGTGTCCCAGCTCACTACAACATCCTCAGTGTCTGCACTGCCACCTACCACCAGGCCCTCagcagccatctccaggagatcCTGCGGGAGGACCTGGACAAACAGGgactcttcctcctcctggagTGGGCGCTCCGTGTGTACCACAG CCCAGAAATGATGGGTCACCCTGACCTCCTCCCAGAAGTGGATGTTTCTGCTCTGGATCCCTTGATGTCCTCTGAGCTTGTGGATCAGACAGAGAGGAGATATGTGATGAAAGTCAAG GCTAGCGTGGTCGAGTGGATGCAGAGGACCCTGGACGTGGAGTTCAAGGAATGGTTTAAGGAAGAGGAACCTGAGACAGACCATCAGGGCTTCTTCCAGTCAGCCTTGCCTGCCATTGTCATGCAG ATGCTGAATGAGAACATCCAGGTGGCTTCCTTGATCACCAACACCCTGCAGCAGAAGATCTACAACATGGccttggaggagctggaggcatTTCTGGGCCG CCTGCGGGAAGCGCTGGTGCAGTGCGGGAAGGAGcaccagcaggacagggctgttCCCAAGTACTACATCTCCCACCTGCTGGCCGTGCTCAACAACAACCTGGCTCTCAG CAATTCTGTCTCCTCCCTGCACCCTGACACTGCCTGCAGAGaagtccctgcatccctccaggCTGCTCTAGACAGGATGCAGAAGAAAGCCACCCAGCTACTGCtagaggagctgctcctggaccTGCAG cccctctgcctgcagctgccttccCGAAAGTGGCTCTCGGGGTCCCAGCTGGTCGGCAGCATGTGCGAAGTCATTGACAAATATGCAAAGGACTTCTCCCGCGTCAGGAAACCCGTGTTCACG ctcctgctggcgGAGAGCGAGCTGCTGGTGGCGAACCAGTACCTGCgggcactgctgcagaggaggatgGTGTGCAAGAGCCGGGAGGAGCGGGGCCAGCTGTGCCACCGCCTGCTGCAGGACGCCACGCAGCTCCGGGAGCTCTTCTGCAGCCTG GGCCTGGACCGGAGCCAGCAGAGCTTGGAGGCTGTGTTTGCCTTGAGGGAGCTGATAAGCCTCAAAGACCCAGCACTACTCAgcctggaggtgctgggctTCATCACCAAGTACCCCGATGTCAG CGACGAGCACGTCTCCACCTTGCTGGACATCCGCGGGGACGTCTCCAGGGAAGTGCGGCACGTGGTGCTGGAAATGATggctcagcacccccagctgctgcccgAGGGCTACCGGCCCATCTTCAGCACCATCCTGgtccctgtgcaggagctgcccttcTGCCTTCGCAAGGGCAAGTGTGCCtga
- the CTRL gene encoding chymotrypsin-like protease CTRL-1, with protein sequence MSPELFGHPCASPAGCGVPAISPSLSYNERIVNGQNAVPGSWPWQVSLQTRTGSHFCGGSLINQYWVVTAAHCNFNPLSHVVVLGEYSLASSSEAVQVKTVSRAITNPGWNPNTMNNDITLLRLSTPAQLGARVNTVCLAPANLVLPSNAWAVTTGWGRTNPNSQALATVLQQVSVPLISQSQCMQYWGNAITSAMICAGGNGATSCQGDSGGPLVYQTSNGWTLIGIVSWGTSNCNINTPAMYTRVSQFRNWIDAIVAQG encoded by the exons ATGAGTCCTGAGCTTTTTGGTCACCcctgtgcctctcctgcaggctgcgGGGTGCCCGCCATCAGTCCCTCGCTGTCCTACAACGAGAGGATCGTCAATGGGCAGAACGCTGTGCCCGGCTCATGGCcctggcaggtgtccctgcag aCCCGCACAGGATCCCACTTCTGCGGTGGCTCTTTGATCAACCAGTACTGGGTCGTCACAGCTGCCCACTGCAACTTCAA CCCGCTCTCCCACGTCGTTGTCCTCGGGGAATACAGCCTGGCTTCCAGCTCTGAGGCCGTTCAAGTGAAGACCGTGTCCAGG GCCATCACCAACCCCGGCTGGAACCCCAACACCATGAACAACGACATCACCCTGCTGAGGCTGTCCACGCCCGCCCAGCTGGGAGCCCGTGTGAACACCGTCTGCCTGGCCCCTGCCAACCTGGTCCTGCCCAGCAACGCCTGGGCTGTCACCACCGGCTGGGGACGCACCAACCCCAACT CCCAAGCCTTGGCAACAGTCCTGCAGCAGGTGTCCGTGCCCCTGATCTCCCAGAGCCAGTGCATGCAGTACTGGGGCAATGCCATCACCAGCGCCATGATCTGTGCCGGTGGCAACggtgccacctcctgccag GGTGACTCTGGTGGACCTCTGGTGTACCAGACTTCGAATGGCTGGACCCTCATTGGCATTGTGTCCTGGGGAACCTCCAACTGCAACATCAACACTCCGGCCATGTACACTCGCGTCAGCCAGTTCCGTAACTGGATCGACGCCATCGTCGCTCAGGGATAA